The Vallitalea longa genome includes a window with the following:
- a CDS encoding Bax inhibitor-1/YccA family membrane protein, translating to MRTKLLNPYFKKISDEHNISGKPASYGSIAIKVLFFLLLTGAGVCAYVFNVVPEEYINYALIGAGVITMITSLINFFNPKGTPIFGSLFCIAEGFLVGWLCQVYSVFYYGVVPIAIGVTFVVILVMLFLYATRIIKVGQRFRAVVSTLFLTSFILYGLVFVSSFFTNAITSLVWGNSGFGIAISAGALLLAALNLVVDYDNIAQCVKNKYSNRYEWSLAFGLVMTIILIFIRVLRLLSKIMSKGND from the coding sequence ATGAGAACAAAATTATTGAATCCATATTTTAAAAAGATATCGGATGAACATAATATTAGTGGAAAACCAGCGAGTTATGGTAGTATTGCAATAAAGGTTTTATTTTTCTTATTACTTACTGGAGCAGGGGTATGTGCCTATGTTTTTAATGTTGTTCCAGAAGAATATATAAATTATGCATTGATAGGTGCAGGTGTTATAACAATGATAACATCGTTAATCAATTTTTTTAATCCAAAAGGTACACCCATTTTTGGTTCTTTATTCTGCATAGCAGAAGGTTTTTTAGTTGGTTGGTTATGCCAAGTGTATTCTGTTTTCTATTATGGAGTAGTTCCTATAGCAATTGGAGTAACATTTGTTGTAATTTTAGTAATGCTTTTTCTATATGCGACTAGGATCATTAAAGTGGGACAGCGCTTTAGAGCAGTCGTAAGTACATTATTTTTAACTTCATTCATACTTTATGGTCTTGTATTTGTAAGTTCTTTTTTCACAAATGCAATAACTTCTCTTGTATGGGGAAACAGTGGATTTGGTATTGCTATTTCAGCAGGTGCTCTATTACTTGCTGCTCTTAATCTTGTTGTTGATTATGATAATATAGCACAATGTGTTAAAAACAAATATTCCAATAGATATGAATGGTCATTAGCCTTTGGTCTTGTGATGACTATTATCTTGATTTTTATCCGTGTGCTTAGATTGTTATCAAAAATTATGAGTAAAGGAAATGATTAA
- a CDS encoding TM7S3/TM198-like domain-containing protein, whose product MLSVIVTLIYLACLGLLFCFMGRKLFYPLLNIGCFFGGIAIGFSLFDTTLGAVISGVVLGIIFALLTKFLYKTSLALSGAVLGFLISFMVVNHYVTIEEPLNYIICISVGLVFAILFVVKSDLFIIISTSCTGASLLGTIGVFLFQNYNNLSNYVYADGFIATATHLNEYLMGSFSKDNSIVISIVTVIVFIMGFIAQNSKEKK is encoded by the coding sequence ATGTTATCAGTAATTGTAACTTTAATATATTTGGCTTGTTTAGGTTTATTATTTTGTTTTATGGGAAGAAAATTATTCTATCCATTATTGAATATAGGATGCTTCTTTGGCGGAATAGCTATTGGCTTTTCTCTATTTGATACTACTTTAGGAGCTGTAATTAGTGGTGTAGTACTTGGGATTATATTCGCTTTGTTAACTAAATTCTTGTATAAGACTTCTCTTGCATTATCAGGTGCTGTATTAGGATTTTTGATTTCATTTATGGTTGTTAACCATTATGTGACGATAGAAGAACCTTTAAATTATATTATATGTATATCAGTTGGACTTGTTTTTGCAATTCTGTTTGTTGTAAAAAGTGATCTGTTTATTATTATAAGTACATCGTGTACTGGAGCATCTTTGCTTGGAACAATTGGAGTGTTCTTATTCCAGAATTACAACAATTTATCTAATTATGTATATGCAGATGGTTTTATAGCTACTGCCACACATTTAAATGAATATCTGATGGGTAGTTTCAGTAAAGATAATTCTATAGTGATTAGCATAGTAACAGTAATTGTTTTTATAATGGGATTTATTGCACAGAATAGTAAAGAGAAAAAATAA
- a CDS encoding DUF2726 domain-containing protein, whose translation MDTIIYALIVIVIAAILIKIFTSKVSQNKKNDYSTVYKDVDSILTKAELKFYNTLYDVCIDLDVTLFTKVRVADIVKVKSKDDYMSYFNKICSKHIDFVICDNRTLKPIICLELDDSSHNRKDRIERDKFINEVLTSIGYGVIHIPCKYKYDKEAIESKLEEALNNH comes from the coding sequence ATGGATACAATAATATACGCACTAATAGTAATAGTTATCGCAGCTATATTAATAAAAATATTTACAAGTAAAGTTTCGCAAAACAAAAAAAATGATTATTCAACAGTTTACAAAGACGTTGACAGCATATTAACTAAAGCAGAATTGAAATTCTATAATACATTATACGATGTGTGTATTGACCTTGATGTTACTCTTTTTACTAAAGTTAGAGTAGCAGATATAGTGAAAGTCAAAAGTAAAGATGATTACATGTCATATTTTAATAAGATCTGCTCTAAACATATTGATTTCGTTATATGTGATAACAGAACATTAAAACCAATAATATGCTTAGAATTAGACGATAGTTCACATAACAGAAAAGATAGGATAGAAAGAGATAAATTCATTAATGAAGTATTGACAAGCATAGGTTATGGAGTGATACATATACCATGTAAATATAAATATGATAAAGAAGCGATCGAATCAAAATTAGAGGAAGCATTAAATAATCACTAA
- a CDS encoding amino acid adenylation domain-containing protein, producing MNKTIIDFFEKTVSSYPQNTAVGDKDAEITYKTLQEKAQGIATSIANNGFLRKPVAILMERNRNVPMAMLGVLYSGNFYVVLDSDSPFERIEKIIDVLSPVAIIYEKQFNGVVSNFDDKVVKINFEDSINMQINNGLLTNIRSQMLSTDPAYSIFTSGSTGNPKGALLTHLNVISYIDWFITCFNIDEQTIFGSQTPLYFSMSVTDMFASLFTGSAYQMIPKEYFAFPVKLIEYMNNRKINVIYWVPTALGIIAKLDLFKYCKPDYLKKVLFAGEVMPIKYLNYWKKYFPNLMYANLFGPTETTDICAYFIVNREFKETETLPIGNACSNCNLFVVDEKGNQVSGVAEGELYVSGPFIARGYYGNREKTKEAFVQNPLHNEYPEIVYKTGDLVRQNIYGEFEYLGRKDFQIKHMGYRIEMGEIESAFGAVAEIDLVVCIYDLENDKIILAYEGNEQLVKILRVTAEKSLPEYMRPHEYKAFDIFPKNANGKIDRKLIKNIILE from the coding sequence AAACTCTACAAGAAAAAGCACAAGGAATAGCTACTTCAATTGCAAATAATGGTTTTTTGAGAAAGCCAGTAGCAATATTGATGGAGCGTAACAGAAATGTTCCTATGGCAATGCTAGGGGTTTTGTATAGTGGCAATTTCTATGTAGTTTTAGATTCAGATTCACCCTTTGAAAGAATTGAAAAAATAATAGATGTTCTTTCACCAGTAGCAATAATATATGAAAAACAATTCAATGGAGTCGTTAGTAATTTTGATGATAAAGTTGTTAAGATAAATTTTGAAGATTCTATAAATATGCAAATTAATAATGGATTACTAACAAATATACGTTCACAAATGCTATCCACTGATCCAGCTTATTCCATATTTACATCGGGTTCAACAGGTAATCCGAAAGGTGCATTACTGACACATCTTAATGTAATAAGCTATATTGATTGGTTTATAACCTGTTTTAATATAGATGAGCAAACAATATTTGGTTCTCAAACACCGCTATATTTCAGTATGTCAGTAACTGATATGTTTGCTTCTTTATTTACAGGAAGTGCGTATCAAATGATTCCAAAAGAATATTTTGCATTTCCTGTAAAGCTTATAGAATATATGAATAATCGTAAGATCAATGTAATCTACTGGGTTCCAACAGCTTTAGGTATTATAGCAAAATTGGATTTATTTAAATACTGTAAACCTGATTATCTAAAAAAAGTGTTGTTTGCAGGGGAAGTCATGCCTATAAAGTATCTTAATTATTGGAAAAAATATTTTCCGAATCTAATGTATGCTAACCTCTTTGGACCTACAGAAACTACAGATATATGTGCATACTTTATTGTTAATCGTGAGTTTAAAGAAACCGAGACATTGCCAATTGGTAATGCTTGCAGTAACTGCAATTTGTTTGTTGTTGATGAAAAAGGAAACCAAGTATCAGGTGTAGCAGAGGGGGAACTCTATGTGTCAGGACCATTTATCGCGAGGGGATATTATGGAAATAGAGAAAAAACTAAAGAAGCATTCGTACAAAATCCTTTACACAATGAGTACCCCGAAATAGTTTACAAAACAGGTGACTTAGTCAGACAAAACATATACGGTGAGTTTGAATATTTAGGTCGTAAAGATTTCCAGATAAAACATATGGGATATCGTATTGAAATGGGAGAGATAGAGTCAGCTTTTGGAGCAGTTGCAGAAATAGACCTTGTTGTTTGTATCTATGACTTAGAAAATGACAAAATCATTTTAGCTTACGAAGGTAATGAACAGCTTGTAAAGATTCTTAGAGTTACGGCAGAGAAGTCACTACCAGAATACATGCGTCCCCATGAGTATAAAGCCTTCGATATTTTTCCAAAAAATGCTAATGGGAAAATTGATAGAAAACTAATAAAAAATATAATTTTAGAATAA
- a CDS encoding ROK family transcriptional regulator, whose translation MENNKLDQGYIKKKNLHLVLKLIKTNKSISRADIVKMTNMSPTSVSRIVGNLIDLGLVRETETYSKGVGRKAILLEINLKSILTVGAYINKHIVKAGIVDFGGGILYEEKIESEIDKLSYDKIINIVCELIKKVINNSGVDESKIVGLGISLPGIIDYSTGNVLMSTQLKWKDIQLGRCVEEKLGIKTIVDNDVKVEALAESIYGVGKNIEKLALISFGRGVGSALIVGGNIFRGTTNIAGEIGHTTIDPNGALCPCGRRGCLQTFIIEDNIIAEANKVKKTNSLLEVFEYAHNGEQWAVSIIDRCLTYMCITINTVICMYNPDTVVIKGSLIKAFPDMPRLVEEKLENLTWDQLKGSFQILQSQLGSKAHIVGGATLALNTFCDFD comes from the coding sequence ATGGAAAATAATAAGCTAGATCAAGGTTATATTAAGAAAAAAAATTTACACTTGGTACTAAAACTCATTAAAACTAATAAGTCTATTTCAAGAGCGGATATTGTTAAGATGACTAATATGAGTCCTACGTCTGTCAGTAGAATCGTCGGGAACTTAATTGATTTAGGTCTAGTTAGAGAAACAGAAACATATTCTAAAGGTGTTGGACGGAAAGCAATTTTGCTGGAGATTAACTTGAAATCAATTCTTACAGTAGGAGCGTATATAAACAAACATATAGTAAAAGCAGGAATAGTTGATTTTGGAGGAGGAATTCTTTATGAAGAAAAGATAGAATCCGAAATAGATAAACTTTCTTACGATAAAATAATTAATATTGTTTGTGAACTTATTAAAAAAGTTATTAATAATTCTGGTGTGGATGAATCAAAGATTGTAGGACTGGGAATAAGTCTACCAGGAATTATTGATTATAGTACTGGAAATGTTCTTATGTCAACTCAGCTTAAATGGAAAGATATACAACTAGGCAGATGTGTTGAGGAAAAACTTGGAATAAAGACCATAGTTGATAATGATGTTAAAGTGGAAGCGTTAGCGGAAAGTATTTATGGAGTTGGAAAGAATATAGAAAAGTTAGCCCTTATTTCTTTCGGGAGAGGTGTAGGCTCGGCACTTATAGTAGGTGGAAATATATTTAGAGGAACAACAAATATAGCTGGTGAAATAGGACATACGACAATTGACCCTAATGGAGCCCTTTGTCCTTGCGGTAGAAGAGGTTGCTTACAAACGTTTATTATTGAGGATAACATAATAGCTGAAGCGAATAAAGTAAAGAAAACTAATAGTTTATTAGAAGTTTTTGAATATGCACATAATGGTGAACAATGGGCTGTAAGTATAATTGACAGGTGTCTTACATATATGTGTATAACTATCAACACAGTTATATGTATGTATAATCCTGATACAGTCGTTATCAAAGGAAGCCTAATAAAAGCATTTCCTGATATGCCTAGATTAGTTGAAGAAAAGTTAGAAAATCTTACATGGGATCAGTTAAAAGGCAGTTTTCAAATCTTACAATCACAATTAGGTAGTAAAGCTCATATTGTTGGAGGTGCAACTTTAGCACTAAACACATTTTGTGATTTTGACTAA
- a CDS encoding MBOAT family O-acyltransferase: MPYQILIFLGVFTIVTTVVYAVCPSKQRYIALLISSLAFYGFYCGFGTIFLITTVVASYLAAIKINKISDKYSLAGLPKKERKALKAKIKKEKRLVLIIYVIVNIGILLTLKYFNFFASSSAVFLKLLGITVSTPVINIALPLGISYYSLNAISYVVDVLRGKYVAEKNILKTALFISFFPQLHEGPFGRYDDLMPQLTSGKQINADNLFNGIGRMIWGLFKIFMVANRAAIISDEVFKNYTNYGGFTIIIGIIAYTIQLYAEFSGYIDIATGIANIFGIKLAKNFDMPFLARNVGDFWRRWHISLGSWFRDYIFYPVSTSKLLTKLIKNMKPSLANTVILIIPLFCVWFLTGLWHGASSKYIAYGLYYFVLMIIFNLLSPVFEKILTKYNVNTDNKVINLFRIIKTLVLVGIGMLMFRAENLTIFSQIFRSVFRRGSEFQFYSIIEPKDFIALVISFIIILISVIIKLKDINIESRFERVSTYKKYWICFTALCLVLIFGAYGLGYVPPDPIYGGF, encoded by the coding sequence ATGCCATATCAAATACTTATTTTCCTTGGGGTTTTTACAATTGTTACTACTGTTGTTTACGCTGTTTGTCCAAGCAAACAGCGTTACATCGCACTGCTTATATCAAGTCTTGCTTTTTATGGATTTTATTGCGGATTTGGAACAATATTTCTTATAACAACTGTTGTTGCATCTTATTTGGCAGCAATAAAGATAAATAAGATTTCTGACAAATATAGTCTTGCAGGGCTTCCCAAAAAAGAAAGGAAAGCGTTAAAGGCTAAAATCAAAAAGGAAAAAAGATTAGTTTTAATTATATATGTGATTGTTAATATCGGGATTTTATTGACATTAAAGTATTTTAATTTCTTTGCATCGTCAAGTGCAGTATTTCTAAAATTATTAGGTATAACAGTATCAACTCCAGTAATAAATATTGCTCTTCCTCTTGGGATATCCTATTACTCATTAAATGCAATAAGTTATGTAGTTGATGTATTAAGAGGTAAGTATGTAGCAGAAAAAAATATCCTCAAGACAGCTTTGTTCATAAGTTTTTTTCCACAGTTGCATGAAGGACCATTCGGTAGATATGATGATCTAATGCCTCAATTGACAAGTGGGAAACAGATAAATGCCGATAATCTTTTTAATGGGATTGGACGTATGATTTGGGGACTGTTTAAAATATTTATGGTTGCAAATCGTGCTGCGATTATTTCAGACGAAGTATTTAAGAATTATACTAATTACGGTGGTTTCACTATTATTATTGGTATAATTGCTTATACAATACAGCTTTATGCGGAGTTCTCAGGATATATAGATATTGCGACTGGTATAGCTAATATATTTGGTATTAAATTAGCTAAAAATTTCGATATGCCTTTCTTAGCAAGGAATGTAGGTGATTTCTGGAGAAGATGGCATATTTCGCTTGGCAGCTGGTTTCGTGATTATATATTTTATCCTGTATCAACTTCCAAATTATTGACTAAACTTATTAAGAATATGAAACCTTCTTTAGCGAATACAGTGATATTAATCATCCCACTTTTCTGTGTTTGGTTTTTGACAGGATTATGGCATGGCGCAAGTTCAAAATATATTGCTTATGGGCTCTATTATTTTGTACTTATGATAATATTTAATCTGCTTTCTCCTGTATTTGAAAAAATATTAACTAAATATAATGTAAACACTGATAATAAGGTCATTAATCTGTTTAGAATTATTAAAACACTTGTACTGGTAGGAATAGGTATGCTTATGTTTAGAGCAGAGAATTTAACTATATTTTCTCAAATATTTAGATCTGTTTTTAGGAGAGGTTCAGAATTTCAATTTTATAGTATTATAGAACCTAAAGATTTTATTGCTTTAGTTATTTCATTTATCATAATATTAATTTCTGTAATTATTAAATTAAAAGATATTAATATTGAAAGTAGATTTGAAAGAGTTTCTACTTATAAAAAATATTGGATTTGTTTTACTGCTCTTTGTTTAGTATTAATTTTTGGTGCTTATGGATTAGGTTATGTTCCACCTGACCCTATATACGGAGGTTTCTGA
- a CDS encoding acyl carrier protein: MEKIYEILSKIIPGKDYKNATNLVDGKILTSLNIARLVAMLNDEFDIEITPIHLIPDNFNSVESIYKLVVSLDGE, translated from the coding sequence ATGGAAAAAATATATGAAATATTATCTAAGATAATTCCAGGAAAAGATTATAAAAATGCAACAAATCTCGTAGACGGGAAGATATTAACTTCACTAAATATTGCAAGACTTGTAGCGATGCTAAATGATGAATTTGATATTGAAATTACACCTATCCATCTTATTCCAGATAATTTCAATTCAGTAGAGAGTATCTATAAATTAGTAGTATCACTTGATGGAGAATAA